One window of Amaranthus tricolor cultivar Red isolate AtriRed21 chromosome 13, ASM2621246v1, whole genome shotgun sequence genomic DNA carries:
- the LOC130798830 gene encoding uncharacterized protein LOC130798830 — METSNSNQRSKQAIRCRNKVQNCGRKRVVVTPNIIESKPMGEHTCIRDAATCLDLSPSTVWRLIKRGKIKAHSNPLHPALTDANKIRRVEWIWSLIQEDTIQRHPIYKAIYDFIHIDEKWFYLTKKTQRIYLAHKEKVPYRAGKSSKFISKAMFLSAVARPRWNQYGQCTFDGKIGIFPFINMVATQRDSKNRPRGSIEIKPTKSIQSIMHKKMPKNIRELITTVEDAFEELHPKILTNVWISLQHHLNEILKVKGCNNYIQPLFGNKKYKNTMEG; from the exons atGGAAACGAGCAATTCAAACCAAAGAAGCAAACAAGCCATACGTTGTAGAAACAAAGTACAAAACTGTGGAAGAAAAAGAGTGGTGGTAACACCAAACATAATTGAGTCTAAACCAATGGGCGAACATACTTGCATTAGAGATGCGGCAACATGTTTAGACTTGTCACCGTCAACGGTTTGGAGGTTAATAAAAAGAGGCAAGATAAAAGCACATTCAAATCCATTACACCCCGCTTTAACCGATGCCAACAAAATAAGAAGGGTGGAGTGGATTTGGAGCCTTATCCAAGAAGACACCATTCAAAGACACCCAATATACAAAGCCATATATGATTTTATTCACATCGACGAgaagtggttttatttaaccaAGAAAACGCAAAGGATTTATTTAGCACACAAAGAAAAGGTCCCGTATAGGGCAGGGAAGTCATCAAAATTCATATCTAAGGCCATGTTCTTAAGTGCGGTAGCAAGGCCCAGATGGAATCAATATGGCCAATGTACGTTTGATGGGAAAATTGGAATTTTTCCTTTCATCAATATGGTGGCAACACAAAGAGACTCAAAAAATCGACCAAGGGGGTCAATAGAGATTAAACCAACCAA gaGCATACAATCAATAATGCATAAAAAGATGCCCAAAAACATAAGAGAATTAATCACAACAGTTGAAGATGCATTCGAAGAGTTACATCCAAAGATCTTAACTAATGTGTGGATCTCATTACAACACCATTTAAATGAGATCCTAAAGGTTAAGGGATGTAATAACTACATACAACCACTCTTTGGGAATAAAAAGTACAAGAACACAATGGAAGGTTAA
- the LOC130798080 gene encoding endoglucanase 10-like, which produces MGEEKNSKGGCLGWFLVIIVLAAIVAGLVIAFRSKFHHSDKPEPVPGPPGAIVTKYSDALKLAMQFFDVQKSGKLEDNKIPWRGDSALDDGSEAKLDLSKGLYDAGDHMKFGFPMAFTATVLSWAILEYGDQMAVVNQLEPAQHNLKWITDFLINAHPRDNVLYIQVGDPDLDHKCWDRPEAMTEKRPLVQVNTSIPGTEVAAETAAAMAAASLVFKSSDATYSSTLLKHAKQLFDFADKYRESYSKNIPKVATYYNSTGYEDELLWAASWLYHATKDNAYLNYVNDNGKEFANFGSPTWFSWDNKLAGTQVLLSRVNLFASKEISSSANSGLQSYRETAEAVICGLLPKSPTATTSRTDGGLIWVSEWNSLQHPVASAFLAVIYSDYMLSSRTARISCNGHLYKPSDIRKFAISQADYVLGKNPLGMSFLVGYGDKYPQFVHHRGASIPANAKTGCEDGFKWLNSTKPNPNVAVGALLGGPFLNETYIDDRNNSMQAEPTTYNGALVVGLLSGLITTSSVVSSFT; this is translated from the exons ATGGGGGAAGAGAAAAATTCAAAAGGAGGGTGTTTAGGTTGGTTTTTGGTGATTATAGTGTTGGCAGCCATTGTTGCTGGTTTAGTGATTGCTTTTAGATCAAAGTTCCACCATTCTGATAAACCTGAACCTGTTCCTGGCCCACCTGGTGCCATTGTCACCAAGTATTCTGATGCCCTTAAGTTAGCTATGCAGTTTTTCGACGTCCAAAAAT CTGGTAAGCTGGAAGATAATAAAATACCATGGAGGGGTGATTCTGCTCTAGATGATGGAAGTGAGGCAAAGCTGGACCTCTCGAAAGGGTTGTATGATGCTGGTGATCACATGAAGTTTGGGTTCCCAATGGCTTTTACTGCTACTGTCTTGTCTTGGGCTATCCTTGAGTATGGAGATCAAATGGCTGTTGTGAATCAGCTTGAACCTGCTCAACATAATCTCAAGTGGATTACTGACTTTCTTATCAACGCTCATCCTCGGGATAATGTCCTTTACATACAG GTTGGTGATCCTGATCTGGATCATAAATGCTGGGACAGGCCTGAAGCAATGACTGAGAAAAGGCCTCTTGTGCAAGTGAATACTTCCATACCAGGAACAGAAGTCGCAGCCGAAACAGCAGCGGCTATGGCAGCAGCATCCCTTGTGTTTAAGTCGAGTGATGCTACTTACTCAAGCACTCTTTTGAAGCATGCTAAACAACTTTTTGACTTTGCTGACAAATATAGAGAATCTTACAGTAAAAACATTCCCAAAGTTGCAACATACTATAATTCAACAGGCTATGAAGATGAGCTCTTGTGGGCTGCAAGCTGGCTGTATCATGCAACCAAAGATAATGCTTATCTAAACTACGTCAATGATAATGGAAAAGAGTTTGCCAATTTCGGAAGTCCAACTTGGTTTAGCTGGGATAATAAGCTTGCAGGTACTCAG GTACTGCTTTCTAGGGTCAATCTTTTTGCTTCAAAGGAAATCTCAAGTTCAGCGAACTCTGGGCTTCAGTCATACAGGGAAACAGCGGAAGCTGTTATATGTGGGCTTCTACCAAAATCACCGACAGCAACAACTAGTAGAACAGATG GTGGTCTTATATGGGTCAGTGAGTGGAACTCACTTCAACATCCTGTGGCATCTGCATTTTTGGCTGTTATCTATAGCGATTACATGCTTTCTTCCAGAACTGCACGAATATCTTGCAACGGACATTTGTACAAACCATCAGACATTCGAAAATTTGCCATCTCACAG GCTGATTATGTTTTAGGTAAAAATCCTTTGGGAATGAGCTTTCTTGTGGGTTATGGGGACAAATACCCACAATTTGTTCACCATAGAGGCGCCTCAATTCCAGCAAACGCAAAAACTGGATGCGAGGATGGATTCAAGTGGCTTAATTCAACCAAACCTAATCCAAATGTTGCGGTTGGAGCACTTCTTGGGGGGCCATTCCTGAATGAAACGTACATTGATGATCGGAATAACTCAATGCAAGCCGAACCAACAACATACAACGGTGCCCTTGTTGTTGGTCTCTTATCGGGTTTAATCACCACTTCTTCGGTAGTTTCATCTTTTACATGA